One genomic segment of Caloranaerobacter ferrireducens includes these proteins:
- a CDS encoding YbjQ family protein, producing MILVNTSDIVGKEIIETLGIVKGSTIRAKHIGKDIAAVFRHLVGGELKEYSEMLNEARQIATKKMVEEAEKLGADAIINIRYSTSAVMQGAAEILVYGTAVKIKDAD from the coding sequence ATGATTTTAGTAAATACTAGTGATATTGTAGGCAAAGAAATTATAGAAACTTTAGGTATTGTTAAAGGTAGTACAATAAGAGCGAAGCATATAGGAAAAGATATAGCAGCAGTTTTCAGACATTTAGTTGGTGGTGAACTAAAGGAATATAGCGAAATGCTTAATGAAGCTAGACAAATTGCTACTAAGAAAATGGTTGAAGAAGCTGAAAAACTTGGTGCCGATGCAATTATTAATATACGTTATTCTACATCAGCAGTTATGCAAGGAGCTGCAGAAATTTTAGTATATGGTACGGCTGTAAAAATTAAAGATGCAGATTAA